Genomic segment of Peribacillus frigoritolerans:
ACCTTCTGATTCGCTTCAAAAGAGCGGTATGCCGACATCATTTCTGTCATCGTTCTCGATTGGTCAACATTGGAGCCTTCAAGAAAGCCTTGCTTAGTAGAAAAACCGACATCTGCAGCCGCGTATGCGCTAGGTAAATCCCCATCATTCACAGCCTTATATAGGCCTTCCCCATCCTTCATGAGCTGTAATGACGGATCATCCGAATAACCGATGCCAATAAGTGCGGTTTGAACATTTCCTTCTAAAATAACACCGTTTTCCGCTACTGTGAACTGATCGCTATCAAGCTTGATCTTTTCATTATTTTCGTTCAATACATAATGACCCGATGGCGTGGTCAGATAACCTTGCCCATCCAGGGTGAAACTGCCGTTACGCGTATAACGGATAGCACCATCACCATCCTGGACAGTAAAAAACACAGATCCTTGCCGACCCGTTTCTTCATTGATCGGCAGATTTTCATCAACTAAGGAAATATCCGTATTAAGCTGCGTCTCCTCCAATGTACCATGGGTAAATAAAGGATTCGCCTCCTGTACGTAAACACCCGTACTGAGCCCTCCAACCTGGGATAAGTTAGTCATGCTCAATTTGTTCTCCGTAGGAACCGTTTTACCACCTATGTTGCTTATGAGCATTTCCGGAAAAGACCTTACGCTCATTTGATCCGCTTTATACCCTGTTGTGTTCGCATTGGACATATTGTTTGTGAGCAATTCTGTGCGCCTTTGCTGTGTAAGCATCCCGGAAGCAGCCGTATAAAAACCTCTTAACATCTTCTTCACTCCTCAATCTACATAACTTATCCCGTTCAATTTCTCATATCTATCTTATCGGACATGAACATCAGTATCTTAAGGAAAAGGAAAAGCATTAGGCAGAAGAATTTGTCTATATCGTAGGCTAGGTCAGATTTAAAGGAATGGTGTTAAAATTTTCGACTAAAAGAAGAGGGCCTATTGCTCATCAGTACTAGAACTGCACGCACTTTCACTATGCCTCACGTTTGTCTGAACCTTAGACCCCTATCTTATGATGCGGATTTCCAACCGCTTTTTAGTTGAATTTGTGCCGTGGCAATTTATCCATGTTATCAAGCATGATACCGGTTCCGATTGCTACACAATCCATTGGCTGCTCGGCAACGAGTACTGGGACCTTAAGCTCTTCAGCAAGAAGTAAATCAATCCCGTGAAGCAATGCTCCCCCGCCTGTTAAAATGACTCCGCGGTCGATGATATCAGCAGAAAGTTCTGGCGGCGTCCGCTCAAGTACGCTTTTTGCAGCTTGTACAATGATGGAAACCTGCTCGCGGAGAGCCTCCTCAATTTCTTCTGAATTGACCGAAATGGTTCTAGGCAATCCCGATACCATATCGCGCCCACGGATATCGATGACTTCATTACGAGATCCAGGGAAGACGGTTGCAACCTGGATTTTAATGTTTTCCGCTGTACGTTCACCAATGAGGAGCTTATACTTCCGTTTGATATAATTTAAAATTTCATTATCGAATTTGTCACCGGCCATTTTGATAGAAGATGATGTAACGATATCCCCCATTGAAAGAACGGCAATATCCGTTGTACCCCCGCCAATGTCCACGACCATATTGCCGCTTGGTTGAAAAATATCCATGCCGGCACCGATTGCAGCCACTTTTGGTTCTTCTTCAAGGAATACTTTCTTTCCGCCGCTTTTTTCGGCAGCTTCTTTAATCGCCTTTTGTTCGACACTTGTTATGTTGGTCGGGCAGCAGATTAAAATTCTAGGCTTTGAAAGGAAGCCTTTCACATTCAATGTATTGATAAAATGCTTAAGCATCGATTCTGTTACATCAAAATCCGCAATGACACCGTCTTTTAAAGGTCGGATTGCGATGATGTTTCCTGGAGTACGGCCTACCATTTTACGAGCTTCCTCCCCGACGGCAAGAACACGGTTCGTATTCTTATCAATCGCTACTACCGAAGGCTCATTTAACACAATTCCTTTACCTTTGACATGTATAAGAACATTGGCTGTTCCAAGATCTATCCCAATATCTCTAGCAAACATTTCTTAAATCCTCCTTGAATATCCTCACATATAACCTACTTCTGTCCTAATTGTTTATTTTACCATATTGCATTGACACAAGTAAGTATGAATTATAAATAAACACTAATATAGACTATTATTTCCTAAATTGCCAATATGTAAAAAAATTCAATGCCTTATGTACTACATTTCCACTTTTTCCCATAAAAAAAATTCCGGCATGGAACCGCAAACAAGGTTGAGAAAAGAGCTGACACTCACTTTCATGTCCCCTCATTCATTCCCCGATTGCCCGATTCACTTCCAATTGCCGGAATGATTCAAGTATCATTTCACGATTTCTTCTTCTCTTTCAGAACGTTTATATTTTAATTTTGTCGCTTCTCCACCTCTAAGGTGACGAATGGATTTATGATAATCCAATATATCCTTCACTTCGTTAGCCAAATCAGGATTAATTTCTGGCAGCCTCTCAGTTAAGTCTTTATGCACTGTGCTTTTAGAGACCCCGAACTCTTTTGCAATGACGCGGACTGTTTTTCTAGTTTCCACGATATACTTTCCTATCTTGATAGTTCTTTCTTTGATGTAATCGTGCACACCACTCGACCTCCCCAAATTGGATGTGA
This window contains:
- a CDS encoding flagellar hook-basal body protein gives rise to the protein MLRGFYTAASGMLTQQRRTELLTNNMSNANTTGYKADQMSVRSFPEMLISNIGGKTVPTENKLSMTNLSQVGGLSTGVYVQEANPLFTHGTLEETQLNTDISLVDENLPINEETGRQGSVFFTVQDGDGAIRYTRNGSFTLDGQGYLTTPSGHYVLNENNEKIKLDSDQFTVAENGVILEGNVQTALIGIGYSDDPSLQLMKDGEGLYKAVNDGDLPSAYAAADVGFSTKQGFLEGSNVDQSRTMTEMMSAYRSFEANQKVLQAYDKSLDKAVNEVGRL
- a CDS encoding rod shape-determining protein; amino-acid sequence: MFARDIGIDLGTANVLIHVKGKGIVLNEPSVVAIDKNTNRVLAVGEEARKMVGRTPGNIIAIRPLKDGVIADFDVTESMLKHFINTLNVKGFLSKPRILICCPTNITSVEQKAIKEAAEKSGGKKVFLEEEPKVAAIGAGMDIFQPSGNMVVDIGGGTTDIAVLSMGDIVTSSSIKMAGDKFDNEILNYIKRKYKLLIGERTAENIKIQVATVFPGSRNEVIDIRGRDMVSGLPRTISVNSEEIEEALREQVSIIVQAAKSVLERTPPELSADIIDRGVILTGGGALLHGIDLLLAEELKVPVLVAEQPMDCVAIGTGIMLDNMDKLPRHKFN
- the spoIIID gene encoding sporulation transcriptional regulator SpoIIID; the protein is MHDYIKERTIKIGKYIVETRKTVRVIAKEFGVSKSTVHKDLTERLPEINPDLANEVKDILDYHKSIRHLRGGEATKLKYKRSEREEEIVK